A genomic stretch from Acinonyx jubatus isolate Ajub_Pintada_27869175 chromosome E2, VMU_Ajub_asm_v1.0, whole genome shotgun sequence includes:
- the COQ9 gene encoding ubiquinone biosynthesis protein COQ9, mitochondrial, protein MGRKGTAGETRFLGRNSTTLTCLSGLAPGFFAAAGFAPPASRDVRTLRECGQDGSGLGELPGVRRVTGGGVPASKMAAAAAAASGALGRAGWRLLQLRCLPVSRCQSAMVSRAFHASAVQLKSSDEQKQQPPPSFSQQHPETHRAEEPKPESPRPPPRYTDQGGEEEEDHESEEQLQHRILTAALEFVPAHGWTAEAIAEGAQSLGLSTAAASMFGNDSSELVLHFVTQCNARLTHVLEEEQKLVQLGQAEKRKTDQFLRDAVETRLRMLIPYIEHWPRALSILMLPHNIPSSLSLITSMVDDMWHYAGDQSTDFNWYTRRAVLAGIYNTTELVMMQDSSPDFEDTWHFLENRINDAMNMGHTAKQVKSTGEALVQGLMGAAVTLKNLTGLNQRR, encoded by the exons ATGGGCCGGAAGGGCACAGCTGGGGAGACCAGGTTCCTGGGCCGCAACTCAACAACGCTCACCTGCCTCTCGGGGCTCGCTCCCGGCTTCTTCGCGGCAGCCGGCTTCGCACCTCCCGCCTCTCGCGATGTGAGGACTCTGCGGGAGTGCGGGCAGGACGGAAGTGGCCTTGGCGAGCTCCCGGGTGTCCGCCGCGTCACTGGCGGAGGCGTGCCCGCTTCCAAGatggcggcggcagcggcggcggcgtcAGGCGCGCTCGGCCGGGCGGGCTGGAGGCTCCTGCAGCTGCGGTGCCTGCCCG TGTCCCGTTGCCAGTCAGCCATGGTGTCACGTGCCTTCCATGCTTCAGCTGTGCAGCTCAAGTCTTCAGATGAGCAGAAGCAACAACCTCCCCCGTCTTTTTCTCAGCAACATCCTGAGACACACAGAGCAGAAGAACCCAAGCCAGAGTCCCCTCGTCCACCCCCCAG GTACACAGATCAGGgcggtgaggaggaggaggaccatgAGAGCGAGGAGCAGCTGCAGCACCGCATCCTGACCGCAGCCCTGGAGTTCGTGCCTGCCCACGGGTGGACAGCAGAGGCCATCGCGGAAGGAGCCCAG TCTCTGGGTCTCTCCACTGCAGCAGCCAGCATGTTTGGgaatgacagcagtgagctggtACTGCATTTTGTGACCCAGTGCAATGCTCGGCTCACTCATGTGCTGGAAGAGGAGCAGAAGCTGGTACAGCTGGGCCAGGCTGA gaagaggaagacagaccaGTTCCTGAGGGATGCAGTGGAAACCAGACTGAGAATGCTGATTCCGTACATTGAGCACTGGCCCCGG GCCCTCAGCATCCTCATGCTCCCGCACAACATCCCATCCAGCCTAAGCCTGATCACCAGTATGGTGGATGACATGTGGCATTACGCTGGGGACCAGTCCACTGAT TTTAACTGGTATACCCGCCGAGCTGTGCTGGCTGGCATCTACAACACGACAGAGCTGGTGATGATGCAGGACTCGTCCCCAGACTTCGAGGACACTTGGCACTTCCTGGAAAACCGGATTAATGACGCAATGAACATGGGCCACACTGCCAAGCAG GTAAAGTCCACTGGAGAGGCACTGGTTCAAGGACTCATGGGTGCAGCAGTGACG CTCAAGAACCTGACCGGTCTAAACCAGCGCCGGTGA